GGTGTAGCGCGGCAGCCCGCTCACGGTCTGGATGGGGCCGGCCAGCTCGGTCATGTTGGGCTTGAGCTTGGCGTAGTAGCAGGCCGTATTGCCCCAAAATAAATAGGCCTGGCCTTTCTTATCCATAATCACCGTCGGGTCAATATCATCCCAGCTGATGCTGGCCGCCTTGGTCATGTCGTTGGTAATCAGGGCTGAACCCCGCGCATCTACCAGTAAAACTTGCCGTTGCGCGCAATCACCTGCGAGGCCCACGCATCGTCCTTGGCCCAGGCAAAGTCGCTGACTTTCAGCGGCACCGGGTGCTCGGTCCAGGTGACCATATCCGTCGAGGAAAAGCACAGCCAGTCGTGCATCACGTAGCGCTCCTGCGGTGCGGGCGCTTCGTCGTGGCCGGTGTAGAGGTACACCGTGCCGCCCTGCACCAACGCCGCCGGGTCGGCCGTGTACTTGTTTCGGATGATGGGGTTGCCGCCCGGCGGGGGGGTAGGGGCCTGCGCCCACGCCGCGCCAACGGCCAGCCACAGCCCGAAAACGCTAGATAAGTAAGTAAAGTAAATTCTCATAGAGGGGTAGGAACTAGCTGTTCAATAGTTGTTTATAAGAAAGAACGTCATGCTGAGCTTGCCGAAGCATCTCTGCCACGCCGTCCGGGTTACTAATCCAAGCGGCGTGGCAGAGATGCTTTGGCAAGCTCAGCATGACGTTCTTTTAGTCAACTGAGAGAGACTACGCGGGCTGCTTGGCCGCGCCGGCCGCGGTCTGACGCTTCTTCTCCACCGAGTCAATCAGCTTGCCGAAGGGCTCAATAAATTTCTGCACGCCTTCTTTTTCAAGCTGTTCCGTCTGCGCATCGAGGTCGATACCAACTTTGGGCAGGTCGGCCAGTACTTTTTTAGCCTGGTCGAGGCCCTGCTCCAGGGTATCGGCCGGCTTGCCGCGCTCCTTGAAAATGGCCATCGTCTCGACCGGCACCGTATCCACGGTTTTCGGGCCGATGAGGCCTTCCACGTACTTCAGGTCGTCATATTTGGGGTTTTTGTTGCCGGTGCTGGCCCACAGCAGGCGTTGCGTGTGTGCGCCTTTGTCGGCCAACGCCTGCCAGCGCGGCCCGGCAAAAATTTCCTTGTACAGCTGGTACGCCACCTTGGCGCTAGCAATGGCCACCTCGCCAATCAGCGGCTGCGCCAGCTGCGCTTTGTCGCCGCCCGCGGCCACAATTTTATCCAGCTGCGGGTCAATCAGCACGTCAATGCGGCTCAGGAAGAAGCTGGCTACCGAGTCGATGCGGGCCAGCGGCTGGCCGGCTTTCACCCGGTCTTCGAGGCCCGAAATGAATGCCTCGGCCACCGCCTTGTAGCGGTCCAGCCCAAAAATCAGCGTCACATTGATGTTAATGCCTTCCGAGATGAGCGTGCGAATGGCGGGTAGGCCTTCGAGCGTGGCGGGCACTTTTATCATCACGTTGGGCCGGTCCACGGCCTTCCACAGCTGGCGGCCTTCGGCGATGGTACCCTGGGTGTCATTGGCTAGCTTGGGCGACACTTCCAGGCTCACGTAGCCGTCGCTGGAGTTGTCGTGGCTGTCATAAAGCCCCTTAAACAAGTCGCAGGCGGCCTGCACGTCGGCCACGGCCAGGCCCATGTAGATATCATCGGCCGACTTGCCCTGCCGGGCCTGCTCCTTAATGGTATCATCGTAGTCGGCGCTGCCGCCGATGGCCTTCTCAAAAATGGCGGGGTTCGAGGTCACGCCGCGCAGGGCGTCCTCGTCGATGCGCTTCTTCAGCTCACCATTCTGCAAAACTTTGCGGCTGATAAAGTCGAGCCACAGGCTCTGGTCGAAGCGGCGAATGTCAACTAACGGGTTCATGGTTGGGGGAGCTTGGGTGAAACGAAGGGGGTAGCGGCCTCGAATCAGCGGGCCGGCTGCATAGTTACTACGTACGTTCCAACAGTTTGGGCGGGGGTAGGGTTAAGCTTGGCCAACAAACGCTAGGGTTTGCGCACGGTGGGCCAGCCGGTGGGACTCCAGGCCAGCGGCTCGATGCGCAGCTTGGGCCGGCCGCGGTCGTGGGCATCGTAGCCGTGAAATATCAGGTAATCAACCTTATCGAAAGTGGCTACGGCGTTGTGGCCCACGCCGTACCAGTCGGCATCGCCCTGCAACACCAGCGTGCCGCCGCCCTGCTCCATCGCCGTGCCGGCCTCGTCGAGGTAGGGGCCCGTCACGGCGCGGGCGCGGCCCACCATCATTTTATACGTGCTCTGCGGCCCCCGGCAGCAGTAATCAAACGACACGAAAAGATAATAATAGTCGCCGCGCCGGAAGACAAACGGCCCCTCAATGGCCCCGTCGCCGGGCAGCGAGTCGGTGAGCGCGGCGTTGCGCGGGCGGCGGGCCAGCGTGCGCCATTGCTGCGGCTCGGCCGGCCCCGTGAGGTCGGGCCGCAATTGCACCAGCTTAATGCCGTTCCAGAACGAGCCGAACGTGAGCCAGGGCGTGCCCTTGTCGTCGCGCACCAGGTTGGGGTCTATGGTATTCCACATATCGCGGCCGGGCACCGACTCCAGCACCGCCCCGTGGTCCACCCACTTAAAGTCTTTGGCCTTGGAATCCAGGGTTTTATTAGTGGCCAGTCCGATGGCCGAGCGGTTTTTGCCGAACGTCGAAACCGAATAAAACAGGCTGTATTGCCCGTCGTGGTACGAGATATCGGGTGCCCAGATGTGGTCCTTAAAGCCCGGCACGTCGTGCTGCGCCCAGGCCGGGGGGGTAGCGAACACGGGTGGCTCGGCTGTCCAGTGCTGCCGGTCGGGCGACGACCACACCGTGATACCGTTGCCGGTGCCAAACAGGTAGTATGTATCGCCCTGGCGCGTCAGCACCGGGTCGTGGATGGGGATGGCGGGTGGGAGAGTCTGAGCGCCGGCGGGCAGGCCAGCCGCCAGCAGGATAGCCAAAGCGAAGTTTTTCATTACCAGGATTCGATTACATAATCGATTGTGTAAATCGTCGTCAAGTACGACATTTTTCGTGGCATTTTCACGCCGCTAACCCACATAACAGGTCGAAAAAGTAAGTGTTCTAGTTTAAATCCTTGCTGAGCTTAAGCAAACATGCGCAAACGTTTGTGTATTTCTTCGGCTAAAGTTGATTTCCTGCCTAAAAACCAGGTAGCGAGTAGGCTTTTTACTTTAGCCCCAGCTAAGCAATATATCACCGCCTGCCACCGCTACATACACTGGTTTAGCCTAAATTTGTCGGGATGCCCGCCCAGGTTAGTCTGGGTAAGGGGCTGATTATTCTCCGAATGGGTTCCCCCAAAAAACAAACGCCGGGCGCTGCCCCGCCCGCCGTTTCGATGGCCGACCTGGCCCGCGAGCTGGGCGTGTCGATGACCACTATTTCGCGCGCCCTCAGCGACCACCACAGCATTGGGGCCGCCACCAAGCAGCGCGTGCTCAAGCTGGCCAAGAAGCTCAACTACCAGCCCAATCACCTCGCCGCCGCCCTGCGCAAAGGCCAGAGCCGGTTACTGGGGGTAGTGGTGCCGTACATCGAAGGGAAGTTCTTTCCCTCTGTTATTCAAGGGATTGAGCAGGCCGCCAGCAAGGCTGGCTTCAGCGTCATCGTGTGCCAGTCGCACGAAGACGTGCAGTTAGAGCGCCGCAACGTCGAGACGCTGCTCAACGCCCAGGTGGCCGGCGTGCTGGTATCGCTGGCCCGCAACACCCAGGACTACCACCACTTCGACAAAGTGCGCAGTCGGGGCGTGCCGCTGGTGTTTTTTGACCGTATTCCGGCCGGCGAGCAGGTCAATTCGGTAGTACTTAATGACCGCGACGGTGCCTTCCAGGCTACGCGCCACCTGCTGGAGCAGGGCTGCCGCCGCATTGCCCACCTGGCCGGCCCCGCGCACCTCAATATCTACCAGCACCGCCGCCAGGGCTACCTAGACGCGCTGGCCGCCTACGACATCGCCCCCGACGAATCGCTGATTATCCGCTCCGACATGAGCCTGGAAGACGGCAGCCAGGCCATGCGCCAGCTGCTGGCCCTCGCTAATCCCATCGATGCCGTGTTCGCGGCCGGCGACTCGGCCATCCTGGGCGCGCTCCAGGTGCTGAAGGCCCAAGGTATCCGCGTGCCGCAGGATATTGCCCTGGCCGGCTTCAGCAACGAGTTTTTCACGGCCATCACCGAGCCCCAGCTCACCTCCGTAGACCAGCGCTGCGAGGAAATGGGCCAGGCCGCCGTGCGCCTATTCCTGGAGCTGGCCGCCGCCCCCGATGCGCCCTTCCTGCAGCGCCAGGTGGTGCTCCAGCCCGAGCTGTTCGTGCGCGAGTCGTCGCGCCAGGGCGAGGGGGTAGGGTAGTTTTGGGAGGGCGACTACACCAGCAGGGTTCAGGGCATGAAGTGCCGCTGTCGCCGTAGGTCCCACACCTGCCCCGCCGAGTCGGCCGCCGCCAGCCCCGAGCATTCGGCAATGGGCGGGGGTAGGCGCGCCAGCCGCGCCACCCGGTAGTACCGCAGGCGGGTGAAGCGCCCGTGGCCATCATTGGGCGGCACGCCCGCCAGCAGCGCGTGCAGAAACACCAGCACCGGGAACAGGTGGTAGAGCATTCACTAAATTATTGTCTGGCTGGTCTGATATGGTTTTTGACGGTATGGCCGTAATTCGCGTTTTGAACAATCACCTTACTTCTGCCTGCGTGTTTAGCCATAAAAACCCTGTTGAAAGCCAAGCATTATGGTTTTCCGCAATAGCAGCTACTTGTGCGGTGGCTGGGCATTTTATAGGGGAAGAGCTCTCACCGGTGGCTGGTTTTATAACCACTCCAATTGGGCTACTCATCGGGTTTTTAATTGGGAAAATAATAGCGCAGAAAAGACTGTTGGTCAAGTTGATAGTGGTTGGTAGCCCACTACTATTATTGCGTTTCGTTGTTTTTTATGAATCTAAAAATCCTGCAATTGCAATAGGTAATTATAAGGGAATAAATGGAATATGGAAGGCTAGCGATGGTAAAGAAGTATTTACGCTTATGGTAAATGACACTACATCCCTGCTAAGTGTAGAGCCTGGATTGAAAAATGTGCGTTATCAAGCTCGAATTGAAAAGGGTAATTTAATATTAAGCGCCGCTGAACCAGAGGATAATAAGCTTGTCTGGCATATAATATTTAACGCAAGTGGGGCACCGGTTCTTGATGCAGGAGGAGGTTTGCTATTTAGTAAATTGAGTCGCTAAGCCGAGTTAAAAACTTGACCGGGGCAACCTACCCTACCCTAACCTGTTGCGTCGCCACGCTGAAGCTGGCGTGCCGGTTGCTTCGCCCGTTGCCGGGGGGGTAGGGGCCTGCTTCTCGCTCAGCAGCATGGCCACCAGGGCGGCGGCTACCTGGGCGGTGCCTTCGTTGGGCATGGTGGGGGCCAGCACGGCGGCGCTGAAGTGGTCGCGCACGAAATTCGTGTCGAAATTGCCGCTCACGAACGCTGGGTGCCGGAGCACGAAAGTGCCGAAGGGCAGCGTGGTTTCGATGCCCGTAATCTGGTACTCGGCAATGGCGCGCAGCATCCGCGCAATGGCCTCCTCGCGGGTGGCACCGTAGGCTACCAGCTTGGCAATCATGGGGTCGTAGTAAATCGGGATTTCCATGCCCTGCTCAAAGCCATCGTCCACGCGCACGCCGGGGCCCTGGGGGCGCACGTAGGTGCTGAGGCGGCCGATGTCGGGCAGGAAGTTGTTCTGCGGGTCTTCGGCGTACACGCGCAGCTCCAGGGCGTGGCCGTTGATGGCCAGGTCTTCCTGGCGGAAGGGCAGGGGCTGGCCCTCGGCCACCCGAATCTGCTCCTTCACCAGGTCGAGGCTCGTTATCAGCTCCGTCACCGGGTGCTCGACCTGCAGGCGCGTATTCATTTCAAGGAAGTAGAAGCGGTGCTGGTCATCGAGCAAAAACTCCACGGTGCCGGCCCCCGCGTACTGGCAGGCGCGGGCCACCTCCACGGCGCAGCGGCCCATCTCGGCCCGTAGTTCGGGGGTGAGCACCGCCGAGGGCGCCTCTTCAATCACCTTCTGGTGGCGGCGCTGAATCGAGCATTCGCGCTCAAACAGGTGCACGATGTTGCCATGCTCATCGCCCAAAACTTGAATCTCGATGTGGCGCGGCCCGGTCACGAACTTCTCAATAAACACCGCCCCGTCGCCAAACGCCGACGTGGCCTCGCTCACCGCCAGCTGCATCTGCTCCTCAAACTCGTCCACCCCGTGCACCAGGCGCATGCCCTTGCCGCCGCCGCCGGCCGAGGCTTTTATCAGAATCGGAAAGCCTACTTCTTGGGCAATCTGCTTAGCCGCCTCCACGTCGGAAATGGCCTCGTCGGTGCCCGGCACCAGCGGAATATTATAGGCCTTCACCGTTTGCTTGGCCGAGAGCTTATCACCCATCAACTCCATCGCCTCGGGGCTGGGGCCCACAAAAATGAGCCCTGCTTCGCGCACGGCGCGGGCAAAGCCAGCATTTTCCGACAGGAAGCCGTAGCCGGGGTGAATGGCATCGACGCCCAGCTGGTGGCAAATCTCAATAATTTTATCACCCCGCAGGTAGCTGTCCTTGGAGGCGGGCGGGCCTACGCACACCGCCTCGTCGGCGTAGCGCACGTGCGGCGAGAGGCGGTCGGCCTCCGAGTAGATGGCCACCGTGGCAATGCCCATTTCGCGGGCCGAGCGTAGCACGCGCAGCGCAATTTCGCCGCGGTTAGCAACCAGGAGCTTAGCAATTTTCTTCATGTGAGGGTGGGAAAGAGGTAGCGCGAAGTTTCCACTTCGGGCGCGAGCGCAGCGAGCAGGCGGCGACCGAATGATGTGCACGACCATGCTCGCTGGCGCTGGCGCACGAACTGGAAAGCTCGCGCTACGGCGTTTTGCAGCCACAAAGAAAACCTTAAATCACTTCCTTGGTAATAAAGAAGTAATCCCTACCTTGCAGCTACGCCCAAATTATGTACAAAGGCTGCGGAGGCTTATCTTTGTCATTTAGCTAATCTTAAGACGTGCGCGCCGGCTGGGCTCGCCGTTTTCGCCCTCATAACTTATTCCCCCTAGTTTTCAGTGGATATTTTCGACCGCGTTACGGCCAATCGGGGCCCGCTGGGTTCGCACTCACACTACGCCCACGGCTACTTTGCCTTTCCTAAGCTCGAAGGCGAAATTAAACCCCGGATGATGTTCCGTGGGAAAGAGGTGCTGACCTGGAGCCTGAACAACTACCTCGGCCTGGCCAATCACCCCGAAGTGCGGCAGGCCGATGTGGAAGGCGCGGCCGAGTACGGCATGGCCTACCCGATGGGCGCGCGCATCATGAGCGGCAACTCTACCCTGCACGAGCAACTCGAAAATGAGTTGGCTGACTTCGTGAACAAGCCCGCCGCCCTGCTGCTCAACTTCGGTTACCAAGGGGTAGTGAGCATTATCGACTCGCTGGTGAGCCGCCACGACGCCATTGTATACGACGCCGAGTCGCACGCCTGCATCATCGACGGCGTGCGCCTGCACCAAGGCAAGCGCTTTGTGTTTAACCACAACGACATGGAGAGCCTCGAAAAGCAGTTGGAGCGCGCCAAGCGCCTCACCGACGAAACCGGCGGCGGCATTCTGGTGATTACCGAAGGCATGTTTGGCATGTCGGGCAACCTCGGCAAGCTGCGCGAAATCGTGAAGTTGAAGGAGAAATTCAACTTTCGTATCTTCGTTGACGACGCCCACGGCTTCGGTACGCTGGGCGCCACGGGGGCCGGCACGGTTGAGCATTTGGGCGTGCAGGAGGGCGTAGACCTGATTTTTTGCACCTTCGCCAAGAGCATGGCCAGCATCGGCGCGTTCGTGGCGGGCCAGGAGGGCGTTATTGAATATTTGCGCTATAACATGCGCAGCCAGATATTCGCCAAATCCCTACCTATGCCCCTGGTAGTGGGTGGCCTCAAGCGCCTGGAACTGATTCGCAACCACCCCGAGTATCGCGAAAACCTCTGGACCATCGTGCGTGCCCTGCAAAGCGGCCTGCGCGAAAAGGGCTTCAACATCGGCACCACTGAGTCGCCGGTGACGCCCGTGTTATTTAACGGCCAGATTTCCGACGCCACGGCCCTAACCTTTGATTTACGCGAGAATCACGGCGTTTTCTGCTCTATTGTGGTGTATCCGGTAGTGCCCAAAGGCGTTATTATGCTACGCCTCATCCCCACGGCCGTGCACACGCTTGAGGATGTGCGCCAGACCATCGCGGCTTTCGAAGCCATCGCTGCCAAGCTCGACAAGGGGCTCTACAGCAAGCAGCCCGCTACTGCCTGAGGCCGTGGTAACTAGCTAACCTAACTCTTCCGCGCCGACCGTTTTCTAGAAACAGTCGGCGCAGCTTTTTTGCACTTTTCTAAGAGGATGGAAAGTCAAAAACTTCACCTGGGAGATAGTTTTTACGTAAAAACTGCCTCCCAGGGCCGTAAAGGCAGTTTTAAAAAAACCGAAAAAGGTTGCTTGCGTAGAAAGTGCCTGTATATTAGGGCCGCGTAAGCACAATCCCCTTTTTCTCACCCATTTTCAACTACCTTTCATGGCTAACCCCTATAACAAGCTCAAGGACCTCGTTACCTCGTTGGAAGACGATTTTGAGAAATCGTATGACAAGCACAACGCTGCCGCCGGCACCCGCGTCCGCAAGGGCATGCAGGAGCTGAAAAACATGGCGCAGGAGATTCGCTTGGCCGTTCAGAACCAGAAGAACACTTCCAAGGAGACGGTAGCGGCCCCGGTCGCCAAGAAGGCCGCCCCCGCGGCCGCAAAAAAGGCGGCTCCAGCTGCCAAGAAGGCCGCCCCCGCCGCTGCGAAGAAGAAGTAGACTTGACGAACGAATTCCGGCGAACTTTTCAAGTTGAGCGGTTTTCGTGGTCGATTTCCCAGCAAAAAGCCCCGTTATTCAACGGGGCTTTTTGTGTGTGGGGCCGGGCCTGGTTTTGCTAGAGTCAGGTAGTCAGTTCCAGCAGGAAATAGTCGCGCCGGCCTTTTTTCACCACTACGTACTTAGCGTGCAGCAGGGGTAGCTCGGCGGCCAAGGTATCGGGCGAAGTGGCTTTCTGGCCGTTCAGGCTCAGGCCGTTGGCCTGGATAAGCTTGCGGACCTCGCCGCGCGAGGGCAGAATCTTTTTGTCAGTGGCCTCGCTCAGCAGCACGGCCAGGGGTAGGGTGGTCGCTTCGGCGCGAGGCACGCGCAGGTGGGGCAGGCCCGCGAAGGCATCGAGCAGGGTGGCTTCGCTGAGCGCGGTGAGGTCGCCGCCCTTGCCAAAGAGCACCTCCGAAGCCGCTACGGCCGCTTCGTAAACTGCCTCGGAATGCACGCGAATGGTAACGTCTTGGGCCAGCGCTTTTTGCAGCACTTTGCGGCCGGGATTCTGG
The genomic region above belongs to Hymenobacter psoromatis and contains:
- a CDS encoding family 43 glycosylhydrolase; its protein translation is MRIYFTYLSSVFGLWLAVGAAWAQAPTPPPGGNPIIRNKYTADPAALVQGGTVYLYTGHDEAPAPQERYVMHDWLCFSSTDMVTWTEHPVPLKVSDFAWAKDDAWASQVIARNGKFYW
- the tal gene encoding transaldolase, with product MNPLVDIRRFDQSLWLDFISRKVLQNGELKKRIDEDALRGVTSNPAIFEKAIGGSADYDDTIKEQARQGKSADDIYMGLAVADVQAACDLFKGLYDSHDNSSDGYVSLEVSPKLANDTQGTIAEGRQLWKAVDRPNVMIKVPATLEGLPAIRTLISEGININVTLIFGLDRYKAVAEAFISGLEDRVKAGQPLARIDSVASFFLSRIDVLIDPQLDKIVAAGGDKAQLAQPLIGEVAIASAKVAYQLYKEIFAGPRWQALADKGAHTQRLLWASTGNKNPKYDDLKYVEGLIGPKTVDTVPVETMAIFKERGKPADTLEQGLDQAKKVLADLPKVGIDLDAQTEQLEKEGVQKFIEPFGKLIDSVEKKRQTAAGAAKQPA
- a CDS encoding arabinan endo-1,5-alpha-L-arabinosidase, whose protein sequence is MKNFALAILLAAGLPAGAQTLPPAIPIHDPVLTRQGDTYYLFGTGNGITVWSSPDRQHWTAEPPVFATPPAWAQHDVPGFKDHIWAPDISYHDGQYSLFYSVSTFGKNRSAIGLATNKTLDSKAKDFKWVDHGAVLESVPGRDMWNTIDPNLVRDDKGTPWLTFGSFWNGIKLVQLRPDLTGPAEPQQWRTLARRPRNAALTDSLPGDGAIEGPFVFRRGDYYYLFVSFDYCCRGPQSTYKMMVGRARAVTGPYLDEAGTAMEQGGGTLVLQGDADWYGVGHNAVATFDKVDYLIFHGYDAHDRGRPKLRIEPLAWSPTGWPTVRKP
- a CDS encoding LacI family DNA-binding transcriptional regulator → MGSPKKQTPGAAPPAVSMADLARELGVSMTTISRALSDHHSIGAATKQRVLKLAKKLNYQPNHLAAALRKGQSRLLGVVVPYIEGKFFPSVIQGIEQAASKAGFSVIVCQSHEDVQLERRNVETLLNAQVAGVLVSLARNTQDYHHFDKVRSRGVPLVFFDRIPAGEQVNSVVLNDRDGAFQATRHLLEQGCRRIAHLAGPAHLNIYQHRRQGYLDALAAYDIAPDESLIIRSDMSLEDGSQAMRQLLALANPIDAVFAAGDSAILGALQVLKAQGIRVPQDIALAGFSNEFFTAITEPQLTSVDQRCEEMGQAAVRLFLELAAAPDAPFLQRQVVLQPELFVRESSRQGEGVG
- the accC gene encoding acetyl-CoA carboxylase biotin carboxylase subunit translates to MKKIAKLLVANRGEIALRVLRSAREMGIATVAIYSEADRLSPHVRYADEAVCVGPPASKDSYLRGDKIIEICHQLGVDAIHPGYGFLSENAGFARAVREAGLIFVGPSPEAMELMGDKLSAKQTVKAYNIPLVPGTDEAISDVEAAKQIAQEVGFPILIKASAGGGGKGMRLVHGVDEFEEQMQLAVSEATSAFGDGAVFIEKFVTGPRHIEIQVLGDEHGNIVHLFERECSIQRRHQKVIEEAPSAVLTPELRAEMGRCAVEVARACQYAGAGTVEFLLDDQHRFYFLEMNTRLQVEHPVTELITSLDLVKEQIRVAEGQPLPFRQEDLAINGHALELRVYAEDPQNNFLPDIGRLSTYVRPQGPGVRVDDGFEQGMEIPIYYDPMIAKLVAYGATREEAIARMLRAIAEYQITGIETTLPFGTFVLRHPAFVSGNFDTNFVRDHFSAAVLAPTMPNEGTAQVAAALVAMLLSEKQAPTPPATGEATGTPASAWRRNRLG
- a CDS encoding aminotransferase class I/II-fold pyridoxal phosphate-dependent enzyme, producing MDIFDRVTANRGPLGSHSHYAHGYFAFPKLEGEIKPRMMFRGKEVLTWSLNNYLGLANHPEVRQADVEGAAEYGMAYPMGARIMSGNSTLHEQLENELADFVNKPAALLLNFGYQGVVSIIDSLVSRHDAIVYDAESHACIIDGVRLHQGKRFVFNHNDMESLEKQLERAKRLTDETGGGILVITEGMFGMSGNLGKLREIVKLKEKFNFRIFVDDAHGFGTLGATGAGTVEHLGVQEGVDLIFCTFAKSMASIGAFVAGQEGVIEYLRYNMRSQIFAKSLPMPLVVGGLKRLELIRNHPEYRENLWTIVRALQSGLREKGFNIGTTESPVTPVLFNGQISDATALTFDLRENHGVFCSIVVYPVVPKGVIMLRLIPTAVHTLEDVRQTIAAFEAIAAKLDKGLYSKQPATA